The following are encoded together in the Lathyrus oleraceus cultivar Zhongwan6 chromosome 3, CAAS_Psat_ZW6_1.0, whole genome shotgun sequence genome:
- the LOC127131541 gene encoding uncharacterized protein LOC127131541, producing MTRIGDFLGAPRAQVRRNPTPPPRPETPIRQEEMTDDTVEQEYQEFEHIPRVARRPPVVLVNRNQDPDQVVRQVRHDATMGEQNLEAIIERIIVQNRVSPCLQRATYSSPLPHFVLQTELPREWEIPKFTKFTRDTEESTIEHVARYQTEAGDIARNEDLKLKYFPSSLTKNAFTWFTMLPPQSI from the coding sequence ATGACCAGGATTGGAGACTTTTTGGGAGCTCCAAGGGCTCAAGTTCGTCGAAATCCCACGCCTCCTCCTCGACCAGAAACACCGATTCGACAAGAGGAGATGACAGACGATACTGTCGAACAAGAATATCAGGAATTCGAACACATCCCAAGGGTGGCACGAAGGCCCCCCGTGGTACTGGTTAATCGTAACCAGGATCCAGACCAGGTGGTTCGACAAGTTCGACACGATGCAACCATGGGGGAACAAAACCTAGAGGCTATCATCGAACGAATCATAGTGCAAAACAGAGTAAGTCCTTGCCTCCAGCGAGCGACGTACTCCTCACCTCTACCACATTTTGTCTTACAGACAGAATTGCCAAGGGAATGGGAAATCCCTAAGTTTACTAAGTTCACGAGGGATACTGAAGAATCCACCATCGAGCACGTGGCCAGGTACCAGACCGAAGCTGGTGACATAGCGAGAAATGAGGACTTGAAGTTAAAATACTTCCCAAGTTCTCTTACGAAAAATGCATTTACATGGTTCACAATGCTACCTCCACAGTCAATTTAA